Proteins from a single region of Megalopta genalis isolate 19385.01 chromosome 3, iyMegGena1_principal, whole genome shotgun sequence:
- the LOC117224990 gene encoding putative salivary secreted peptide — MSAKRLFVCLAIALVAVIATEVASAPGIESYANKDGNKSHHFYVGYRVAGDKLIYRENIIVDSSWLQVKSKTKTFNTTSPWEKITFVQALDQKTNGNGAYVSLISGGPGQNSVTLKFKSQRGHGINFVVELYGR, encoded by the coding sequence ATGTCTGCTAAGAGGCTGTTCGTGTGCTTGGCGATAGCACTGGTCGCCGTGATCGCCACCGAGGTCGCTTCGGCCCCGGGCATCGAGAGCTACGCGAACAAGGACGGGAACAAATCGCACCACTTTTACGTCGGCTACAGGGTGGCCGGCGACAAGCTGATCTACCGCGAGAATATCATCGTGGACAGCAGCTGGCTGCAGGTGAAGAGCAAAACGAAGACGTTCAACACCACCTCGCCGTGGGAGAAGATCACCTTCGTGCAGGCTCTTGATCAGAAAACCAACGGCAACGGCGCGTACGTCTCCCTGATCAGCGGCGGACCCGGACAGAACAGCGTCACCCTCAAGTTCAAGAGCCAGAGGGGTCACGGGATCAACTTCGTCGTCGAGCTT